A segment of the Thermodesulfobacteriota bacterium genome:
ACAGGCTCGCAGATTGGCTGCTCTTGCTTAAAGATGGTGGGATTGTTCCCTCTCAAAGATGCGCCGGGGCATATTAGAGTTCCATGCGCAGGGCCTTCTGTCCGGCCGGGTAGCGCCAGGGGGCCTCGCCGATAACGCAAAATCCGCATGTTTCAAAGAAGGAGCGACCGGCCCGGTTGGTTTCCGCCACGGACAGCCTAATCTTCATAGGGTTGCCGCCTTCGGTTGAGTCTTCGTTAAACTGCCTTGCAAACCTTATCAGTTCACTCCCGATCCCATGCCGCCGATACTCCTTTGAGACGGCAATAGCCATGATCTCCAGCACAGTCTCTTTGTCCTGCTCATCCCGCATAATGGCTAACATAATAAAACCGCAGCGGACCTTACTGTCGGTCTCCTTTTCATAGACGAAGGTATAAGTACCTGGGGTGAGGAACCACTTGGCAATGGATAAGTCATAGTGGCCATACTGGGAAAAAGAATCTCTGGATAAGGGAAGTATAAAAGGAAAGTCGGTTAACTCCGCTTCTCTAACCAGGGTCATAGCAATCTCAGTATCCGTTCCAGGTCACAATTTTCCCGCACTACCTTGGCCAGTTTATCCAGTTGTTCCTGGCGGAAGAGATGGTATGAAAAGCCGGACGTATAAGGGGGAAGTCCCTTTTGCCGTCGCAGCCAGTTGATAAAACTGCGCCGCGCCTGGTCGCTGTCGAAGACGCCGTGGATGTAAGTTCCCATGACCGGGCTATGGCCTGACATGACTGCTAACGCGGTCTCCGGGGTGTCAACCAGCGGCAGGATGCGGCCTTTTATTCTTGTCCGGCCCATGTGTATCTCATAGCCGAAGATGCTTGTACCGGCGGGAAAGACAGGCGAAGAAACCGTCTGGTGGCAGACCTGCCGCAAGACCTTCCCGCGCTCGATGGTGGTCTCTACCGGCAGAAGCCCCAGTCCCTCTGTCTCCTTGATATCGCTTTCTGTCCCATAAGGATCAAACAGCTTTTCTCCCAACATCTGATAGCCGCCGCAGATGCCGACAATGGCCGTGCCTCTGGCGCAGGCCTCCTTTATGCGCGCATCCCAGCCATGCTGCCGAAGATGTACGGCGTCGGCCATGGTGGCCTTGCTGCCGGGCAGGATCAGGCAGTCACAGAGGTCAATCTCGGCCGGACTGCGCAGGAACTGCAGGGAGACATCCGGTTCCAGCGTTAAGGGGGTAAAATCCGTGAAATTGGAGATGCGCGGGGGCACAACTACACCGATCACTACCTTTTCCGTATCGACTTCGAGTTTTCTGACCTGCGGCGGTATGGCATCTTCTTCATCCACCCAGATATCGCGAAAATAAGGGAAAACGCCCAAAACCGGTAAGTTGATGCCCTTTTCAAACATCTCTATCCCCGGCTCCAGGAGTGCCCGGTCACCGCGAAATTTATTGATGAGGAACCCCTTGACCAGGGGTTTATACTCCTCCTGGATAAGGTCATAGGTGCCCTTCATCCAGGCAAAGACCCCGCCCCGGTCAATGTCGCCGACAATGAGTACCCCGGCCCCGGCATATTGCGCCATCTGCATATTGACCAGATCGCGGTCCTGCAAGTTAATCTCCGCCGGGCTTCCCGCCCCTTCGATCACTATCACCTCATACTCCCGGGACAGCTCGTCATAAGTTTTTTTTACTATTTCACGGTGTCTCTTATAGCGGCGGTAATAATCCTGGGCATTGCGATTGCCATCCGGCCGGCCCAGAAGGATGACCTGCGAGCAGTTATCGGCTGAGGGTTTAAGGAGGATGGGGTTCATGCGCACGTCCGGCTGAAGGCCGCAGGCCTCGGCCTGATAGACCTGGGCCCGGCCCATCTCCAGGCCATCGGCCGTGACATAGGAATTAAGGGCCATATTCTGGGCCTTGAAAGGGGCAACATTAATGCCCATTTCCTTAAGTATCCGGCCAAAGGCGGCGACGAGAACGCTCTTTCCCACGCCGGAGCCTGTCCCCTGGATCATCAATGCTTTGGCACGGTCTTTTTTCATTCTTAAAATGATGATGAACTCGTAAAAAATAAAATTTTACCGCAGAGATCGCTGAGATAACATATTGAATAGTTTATAGTTTTTCTATGCGCACTTTGCGTGCTCTGCGGTGAAACATCTTTTTTACGAATTGATCAAAAATACCCCGGTTAAAAAAAGTGCGGTCTCTACCAGTTCACTGAGCGCGCCCAGCATGTCTCCGGTTATGCCGCCGATCTTCTTTTTATAAAAGGCCAGGACAGCGGCAGTCATTAGCAGGAATATGCCGTTCATCCACAAGAAGGTTTTTAGCCCCACTAGGAGGGGGAGTCCCATAAGCGGCGCTACCAGGAGGAACCTAGTAACCCCCTCTTTGCTGACAAAGTCCCTTCCGGTTCCCCCTTCCTTTCGGGCATAAGGGAGGAAATATGTCCCGAAAAGCATCGCCGCCCGGCCGTATGCCGCGGGTAAGACGAGGCAGGCCCAGGAGGCCCCCCCGCCGCGGGGAAGGTTGGCCAAGGCCGCCCATTTCAGGCCCAGAATAAAGAACAGGGCCATAGCCCCCATGGCCCCGATGTCGCTGGCCTTCATAATGCGCAGGGCATCTTCCCGCGAGCGATGGGAAAAGAGGCCGTCTGCCGTATCGGCCAGGCCGTCCAGGTGAATGCCTCCGGTAATAGCCGCTAGAAAGAGAACAGAGAAAAGAGAGGTTATCTGAACCGGGAAGAGGCGGAGCAGGATATAATCGAAGAGAAAAATAAGGCCGCCGATCAGAAGACCAACGACCGGGAACCACGGCAGCGTCCCGGCTCCTATCTGTCCTTGGGTCCGGGGCGCAGGGAGGACGGTTAAAAAGGTAAGGGCCGCAAAGAAATTACCCATTATTCCCCTTACTGACTTCGGCCTGTCTAAAGGTGTGCACCTCATTAAAGACCCGGCAGGCGGCCTCGATAATGTGCATGGCCAGGGCCGCTCCCGTCCCTTCCCCGAGACGCAGATCGAGATTTACGATAGGCGCAAGACCAAGGTGGGCCAACATGTGCTTATGTCCTTGCTCCACAGAACAGTGTCCGGCAAAGGCATATTGAGAGACAAGGGGGCAGAGCGTATGGGCAATCAGCGCGCCGGCCGTGGAGATAAGGCCGTCGATAACCACCGGTTTCTTATGATAGGCCGCCGCCAGCACTATTCCTGCAATGCCGCCTATCTCAAACCCGCCGACCTTGGAAAGGACGTCTATCCCGTCTGCCGGGTCAGGATGGTTTACAGAGATAGCCGCCCTGATAATCTCACACTTTTTTTGAAAAGATGCATCAGATATGCCCGTACCGCGGCCGGTCATATCCTCTACGGACTGCCCCGTAATAACGGCGCCAATGGCGCTGGATGAAGTGGTGTTCCCGATTCCCATATCGCCGGTGCCCAGGAGCGTTATTCCCCCGGCAAACATGGCCGCGGCCAGATCAAAACCGGCCAGGACAGCCTCTTCCGCCTGCTCCCGGCTCATGGCCGGACCGCTTGTAAAATCATTCGTCCCCGCCGCGATCCTTTTCTTTATAAAACGATTTTCTCCCTGGATAGCGTCCGGTAAATCCGGGACGATACCCATATCAGCCACTACCACCTCGGCGGGGAACTGGCGGGCCATGGCGTTTATACCGGCGCCGCCCCGGACAAAATTTTTGACCATCTCCCCGGTAACTTCCTGGGGAAAGGCGCTTACGCCGTGTTTGACTACTCCGTGGTCACCGGCCATAACCAAAAAGCCTTTTTTTTTGACGGAAGGATTGAGGCTGCGCATTATGCCGCACAGCCGTTCGCCTATCTCGTGCAATCTCCCCAGGGCACGGGGCGGCATGCACAGTTCAGCGGTGTGATCTCTGGCCTTCTCCAGCGCATCCAGGTCGATCGGCTCGATTTTTGCGATAATGTCATTAAGGCGTGTCATTTTTCCCCTCACCAGTTATTTGATTTTGATCGGTATGCCGGCCACCAGCCAGTAGACTTCATCGGCACAGGCGGCCAGCTTCTGGTTGACCATACCGGACAGGTCACGAAATCTCCGGGCCAGTCTGTTTTCCGGGACGATACCGGCCCCGACCTCATTAGTTACTAAGATAAAGGAACAAAGGGGCTTGTGTATTTTCTCCGCAAGAGCCCCTACCGAGTGCATTATTTCTTCTTCGGGCATATTCTGGAACAGCATATTGGAGACCCACATGGTGATGCAGTCGATGAGTATGATGCCGGCTGTTGCTGCCTCCTGGTCTATGGCCCTGGCAATATTCATGGGCTCTTCCACGGTGCGCCAGGCCTGTCCCCGGTCTTTCCGGTGATTTCTTATCCGCTCTTTCATCTCCTCATCCAGGGCCTGTCCCGTAGCCAGGTATAGCCGGCTTGTAAAGTGACGGTTGGCATAGTCCAGGGCAAACCGGCTCTTGCCGCTCCGGCAGCCTCCGGTTACCAGGATGGTCTTCTTCATGCCTTTTTCCACAGTTTTTCCAGGACTTCTAAAGACGTTTGAAGGTGATGAAAGGAAAAGACCTCGATAGAGACCGTACCCGTATATCCTTTCAAAAGGCGCAGCCAGTCTAAAAGAGCGGCCTCATCCAGGACATCAAGGCCCAGATGGTCACGGCCTTGATAGACACCGTATAGATGGATAATGGCCGTCTTCTCCAGATACTTATCCAGGTAGTACCGCGGATCTCCTCCGCCGAGCAATATATGGCCGAGATCAAGGCAGACGGAAAGGCCAAGGTCGTTGATGATATCCTCTACCCAGGTCAGGGGGTAGTTAAGGGTTTCGACAGAAATCAGGCCCGGTTTAATGCCCGTCTTCAGGATGTTCCCGGTGCTTTCAGCAATATGTCTCTGCCATAAAGAGAGATTTTTCTCACCTGGAAATCCCCCTGTATCCCCCTTTTCCAAAGGGGGAATTGATGGGGCCACGTCTTTCCCCAAAGGGGGACTTTGGCTTTCCCCGTTTTCCAAAGGGGAATCTAACATATCCCCCCCCTTACTAAAGGGGGGGGAGGGGGGATTATTTTCATTGTCCTTTGCCCGCCGTAGGCGGATGGGTGTTTCATCATAGTTATAGTGCAGCGTATAGGTAGAAGGGGTAAGCCTTTTGGTAAGGGCTATGGCCTCTTGGACCGCCGCGATCCCCTCTGCCCTTGCCTTGTCTGAAGGATGTCCGAGGAAAATATCCAGGGGAAGGTGCACATTGTAAGATAATCCTTCTTTATTCTGCAAAGCGGAGAGATCTGATATTTCTTCCCTGTCCGGCAGGTTTTTACTCTCAAAGAGGATTAGCTCCATCTCGTCCAGGTAGGGGGCAAGGCGCATAGCATTGGGCAGGATACGGTCGGGATAGATAAACGAGGTCGTGGCCAGGCGGAAAGGAAACCTCCGCCGGTAGCTTTTGGAAAATTTTGAATAATTCCCTTTGTCACGTTCTACTACAGAAAACATGGCGCTTAACATATTGAGTAGCGGAGGCCGTGTCAAGGAAAAATGATTTTTGGATAAATTGGTTTTGACAGCCCGTGACTCTTTATGTATAAATACAAATTGTTTGATTTTCATAGCTTTTTATCCCCTGAGCGATCATGAGGCAGTTTTCATCCGGAAAC
Coding sequences within it:
- a CDS encoding N-acetyltransferase; the encoded protein is MTLVREAELTDFPFILPLSRDSFSQYGHYDLSIAKWFLTPGTYTFVYEKETDSKVRCGFIMLAIMRDEQDKETVLEIMAIAVSKEYRRHGIGSELIRFARQFNEDSTEGGNPMKIRLSVAETNRAGRSFFETCGFCVIGEAPWRYPAGQKALRMEL
- a CDS encoding cobyric acid synthase; translated protein: MKKDRAKALMIQGTGSGVGKSVLVAAFGRILKEMGINVAPFKAQNMALNSYVTADGLEMGRAQVYQAEACGLQPDVRMNPILLKPSADNCSQVILLGRPDGNRNAQDYYRRYKRHREIVKKTYDELSREYEVIVIEGAGSPAEINLQDRDLVNMQMAQYAGAGVLIVGDIDRGGVFAWMKGTYDLIQEEYKPLVKGFLINKFRGDRALLEPGIEMFEKGINLPVLGVFPYFRDIWVDEEDAIPPQVRKLEVDTEKVVIGVVVPPRISNFTDFTPLTLEPDVSLQFLRSPAEIDLCDCLILPGSKATMADAVHLRQHGWDARIKEACARGTAIVGICGGYQMLGEKLFDPYGTESDIKETEGLGLLPVETTIERGKVLRQVCHQTVSSPVFPAGTSIFGYEIHMGRTRIKGRILPLVDTPETALAVMSGHSPVMGTYIHGVFDSDQARRSFINWLRRQKGLPPYTSGFSYHLFRQEQLDKLAKVVRENCDLERILRLL
- the cobU gene encoding bifunctional adenosylcobinamide kinase/adenosylcobinamide-phosphate guanylyltransferase — protein: MKKTILVTGGCRSGKSRFALDYANRHFTSRLYLATGQALDEEMKERIRNHRKDRGQAWRTVEEPMNIARAIDQEAATAGIILIDCITMWVSNMLFQNMPEEEIMHSVGALAEKIHKPLCSFILVTNEVGAGIVPENRLARRFRDLSGMVNQKLAACADEVYWLVAGIPIKIK
- the cobS gene encoding adenosylcobinamide-GDP ribazoletransferase, with protein sequence MGNFFAALTFLTVLPAPRTQGQIGAGTLPWFPVVGLLIGGLIFLFDYILLRLFPVQITSLFSVLFLAAITGGIHLDGLADTADGLFSHRSREDALRIMKASDIGAMGAMALFFILGLKWAALANLPRGGGASWACLVLPAAYGRAAMLFGTYFLPYARKEGGTGRDFVSKEGVTRFLLVAPLMGLPLLVGLKTFLWMNGIFLLMTAAVLAFYKKKIGGITGDMLGALSELVETALFLTGVFLINS
- the cbiR gene encoding cobamide remodeling phosphodiesterase CbiR, encoding MKIKQFVFIHKESRAVKTNLSKNHFSLTRPPLLNMLSAMFSVVERDKGNYSKFSKSYRRRFPFRLATTSFIYPDRILPNAMRLAPYLDEMELILFESKNLPDREEISDLSALQNKEGLSYNVHLPLDIFLGHPSDKARAEGIAAVQEAIALTKRLTPSTYTLHYNYDETPIRLRRAKDNENNPPSPPFSKGGDMLDSPLENGESQSPPLGKDVAPSIPPLEKGDTGGFPGEKNLSLWQRHIAESTGNILKTGIKPGLISVETLNYPLTWVEDIINDLGLSVCLDLGHILLGGGDPRYYLDKYLEKTAIIHLYGVYQGRDHLGLDVLDEAALLDWLRLLKGYTGTVSIEVFSFHHLQTSLEVLEKLWKKA
- the cobT gene encoding nicotinate-nucleotide--dimethylbenzimidazole phosphoribosyltransferase encodes the protein MTRLNDIIAKIEPIDLDALEKARDHTAELCMPPRALGRLHEIGERLCGIMRSLNPSVKKKGFLVMAGDHGVVKHGVSAFPQEVTGEMVKNFVRGGAGINAMARQFPAEVVVADMGIVPDLPDAIQGENRFIKKRIAAGTNDFTSGPAMSREQAEEAVLAGFDLAAAMFAGGITLLGTGDMGIGNTTSSSAIGAVITGQSVEDMTGRGTGISDASFQKKCEIIRAAISVNHPDPADGIDVLSKVGGFEIGGIAGIVLAAAYHKKPVVIDGLISTAGALIAHTLCPLVSQYAFAGHCSVEQGHKHMLAHLGLAPIVNLDLRLGEGTGAALAMHIIEAACRVFNEVHTFRQAEVSKGNNG